The following are from one region of the Capsicum annuum cultivar UCD-10X-F1 chromosome 1, UCD10Xv1.1, whole genome shotgun sequence genome:
- the LOC107839884 gene encoding cell division control protein 48 homolog C, translating into MRRGGRSGGSGGRRPLSSSFDKELRRHIESSKNNYLSVEDLVDHLRSSYHKYSREKLQPFTKRVQEVLQLRTVTEEVTPPKKKPKREDSEQRLLLLEKKHVMNSQKKKQEGEGSSSTTLASTSESDDDDDEGAYTSSSDAIYGEKLEEKPDLMKSMLRHTYNQQANNTNNSPLKSKKIEYEVVHENNDEKRKKIDMWKGGHRRNGATRGLGGGGGEVREGEKFGHSEGNVDGPRFKDLGGMDGVLEELKMEVIVPLYHPQLTKHLGVRPISGILFHGPPGCGKTKLAHAIANETRVPFYKLSATELVSGVSGASEENIRELFSKAYRTAPSIVFIDEIDAIASKRENLQREMERRIVTQLMTCMDESHRVVKPDDAEESALPSDKRNSEAKSDGSNRGPGYVLVIGATNRPDAIDPALRRPGRFDREIALGIPDENARAQILSVLTRNLRVEGAFDLMKIASSTPGFVGADLATLTNKAGNLAMKRVIDVRKVELLGELADGEDAEEWWRKPWSPEEMENLSINMADFEEAAKLVQPSSRREGFSDIPNVKWEDVGGLHSLRHDFDRYIVRRIKNPKDYMGFGVDLETGFLLYGPPGCGKTLIAKAVANEAGANFIHIKGPEILNKYVGESELAIRTLFTRARTCAPCILFFDEMDALTTKRGKEGGWVVERLLNQLLIELDGADQRKGVYVIGATNRPEVMDRAILRPGRLGRLLYVPLPSPDERGLILIALGQKKPIDASVDLMTMGRDDACKNFSGADLAALMNEAAMIALEDKLIAMDTSCGDSSPIITESHFKRALEKISPSVSDKQIEYYQVLSKTFKAA; encoded by the exons ATGAGAAGGGGAGGACGCAGCGGCGGCAGTGGCGGAAGGAGGCCACTTTCATCGTCGTTCGATAAAGAGCTTCGCCGTCACATTGAGTCTAGTAAGAACAATTACCTCTCTGTAGAAGATCTCGTCGACCATCTCCGTTCATCTTATCACAAATATTCCCGTGAAAAGTTACAGCCGTTTACGAAGCGCGTCCAGGAAGTTCTCCAGCTCCGAACTGTAACAGAAGAAGTAACGCCTCCGAAAAAGAAACCTAAAAGAGAAGACAGCGAGCAGCGTTTGCTTCTACTTGAGAAGAAACACGTAATGAATAGCCAGAAAAAGAAGCAGGAAGGGGAGGGCTCATCGTCGACTACTCTTGCTAGTACCTCGgaaagtgatgatgatgatgatgaaggcgCATATACTTCATCTTCCGATGCTATTTATGGAGAGAAATTGGAAGAAAAACCTGATTTAATGAAGTCTATGCTTCGACATACGTACAATCAACAGGCGAATAATACGAATAATTCTCCTTTAAAGTCGAAAAAAATTGAGTACGAAGTGGTTCACGAGAATAATGATGAAAAGAGGAAGAAGATTGATATGTGGAAAGGAGGACATCGAAGAAACGGAGCTACTAGGGGTttaggaggaggaggaggagaggTTCGAGAAGGGGAAAAGTTTGGGCATAGTGAAGGGAATGTGGATGGACCAAGGTTTAAGGATTTAGGAGGAATGGATGGAGTACTGGAGGAATTGAAAATGGAGGTAATTGTTCCATTGTATCATCCTCAGTTGACTAAGCATCTTGGAGTTAGGCCAATATCAGGGATACTCTTCCACGGTCCGCCTGGCTGTGGCAAAACAAAGCTAGCTCATGCTATTGCTAATGAGACTCGTGTTCCATTTTACAAACTTTCAGCTACTGAGTTGGTATCTGGAGTTTCAG GTGCATCAGAAGAGAACATAAGGGAACTGTTCTCGAAGGCATACCGAACGGCACCttctattgtgtttattgatgagatTGATGCAATTGCTTCCAAAAGAGAAAATTTACAGAGAGAAATGGAGCGGCGCATTGTAACACAGCTGATGACGTGCATGGATGAGTCACATAGAGTTGTAAAACCCGATGATGCAGAGGAAAGTGCTTTACCTTCTGATAAAAGAAATAGTGAAGCAAAATCAGACGGATCTAATCGTGGACCTGGCTATGTCCTAGTAATTGGGGCCACAAATAGACCTGATGCTATTGATCCAGCATTGAGGAGGCCTGGACGATTTGACCGTGAAATTGCCTTGGGTATTCCTGATGAAAATGCAAGGGCGCAAATTTTGTCTGTGCTTACACGTAACCTAAGAGTTGAAGGTGCATTTGATCTCATGAAGATAGCTAGCTCAACCCCAGGATTTGTCGGAGCTGACTTGGCTACTCTAACTAACAAGGCAGGTAACTTGGCAATGAAAAGGGTAATAGACGTGAGGAAGGTTGAGCTTTTAGGAGAACTGGCAGATGGTGAAGATGCCGAAGAATGGTGGAGAAAGCCATGGTCACCTGAAGAGATGGAAAATCTCAGCATTAATATGGCTGATTTTGAG GAAGCAGCTAAATTGGTTCAACCCTCATCTAGAAGAGAAGGTTTCTCTGATATCCCAAATGTAAAGTGGGAAGATGTTGGAGGCCTTCATTCGTTAAGACATGACTTTGATCGTTACATTGTCAGGCGTATAAAGAATCCTAAAGATTACATG GGGTTTGGAGTGGACTTGGAAACAGGATTCTTGCTTTATGGTCCCCCAGGATGTGGTAAAACATTAATTGCCAAGGCTGTTGCTAATGAAGCTGGAGCAAATTTTATACACATTAAG GGACCTGAAATTCTGAACAAGTATGTTGGTGAAAGTGAGTTAGCTATTCGGACATTATTTACCCGTGCCAGGACATGTGCTCCGTGCATTCTATTCTTCGATGAG ATGGATGCATTGACAACTAAGCGTGGGAAGGAAGGAGGTTGGGTCGTTGAAAGGCTTTTGAATCAG CTACTTATAGAACTAGACGGTGCTGATCAGAGAAAAGGTGTTTATGTGATTGGTGCCACAAATAG GCCTGAAGTCATGGACCGAGCCATTCTTCGACCTGGGAGGTTAGGGAGACTCCTATATGTCCCTCTACCTAGTCCAGATGAACGTGGACTAATTCTAATAGCTCTTGGCCAAAAAAAACCTATAGATGCTAGTGTCGACTTGATGACCATGGGAAGAGATGATGCCTGTAAAAATTTTAGTGGAGCAGACCTAGCAGCACTG ATGAATGAAGCTGCAATGATTGCACTTGAAGATAAATTGATAGCCATGGATACAAGTTGTGGTGACTCATCACCGATTATTACGGAGTCGCATTTTAAACGCGCTTTGGAGAAAATTTCTCCTTCTGTCTCCGACAAG CAAATAGAATACTATCAGGTTTTATCAAAAACCTTCAAAGCAGCATGA